ATTCCTGGACGCTGTGGAAGCCATCCTGGCCTGCAAGGGCCGCGTGATCGTCACCGGCATGGGCAAGTCCGGCCACGTGGGGCGCAAGATCGCCGCCACCCTGGCCAGCACCGGCACGCCGGCCTTTTTCGTTCATCCGGCCGAGGCCGCCCATGGCGACTTGGGCATGATCACCGGCGACGACATCGTGATCGCGCTGTCCAACTCCGGCGAGTCGGCCGAGGTGGTGTCCCTGCTGCCGGCGCTGAAGCTGAAGGGCGGCAAGCTGATCGCGGTGACCGGCCGGACCGAATCCACGCTGTCCCAGGAAGCGGACATCCTGCTGCACACGCATGTGGACAAGGAAGCCTGCCCGCTGAACCTGGCGCCCACCACCAGCACCACCGCGCAGATCGCGCTCGGCGACGCGCTGGCGGTGACGCTGATGGAAGTGCGCGGCTTCGGCAAGAGCGATTTCGCGCTGTCCCACCCGGGCGGCAGCCTGGGCCGCCGCCTATTGGTGCACGTGAAGGATCTGATGCACGACGGCGATGCCCTGCCCCGCGTCGCGCCAGGCACGTTGTTGAAAGACGCGCTGCTGGAAATGTCGCGAAAACGGCTGGGCATGGTCACCATCAGCGACGCCGACGGCACGCTGCACGGCATCTATACAGACGGCGATCTGCGCCGCACGCTGGAAAAGGGCGCCGACCTCTACAGCCTGAAGATAGACGAGGTGATGGGCCGCCAGCCGCGATCCATCCAGCCGGACAAACTGGCCGCCGAAGCTGGCTTCCTGATGAAACAGCACCAGATCACCAGCCTGGTGGTCGTAGACGCCCAGGGCAAGCTGGCCGGCGTGCTTCACATGCACGACCTGCTGCGCGCCGGCGTGTTTTAAATATCGAACATCGCAGCCGCCAACCGCATGGCTGGCGGCTGCAAGGACAAGCAATGCGTATGATTTCCGAGCAGGCCCGCAAGGTGAAGCTGCTGATCATGGACGTGGACGGCGTCCTCACCGACGGCCGCCTGTACTACAACGCCCAAGGCGAAGAGAGCAAGTCCTTCTACGTGCAGGATGGTCTGGGCCTGCGCCTGCTGCAGGGCACCGGCGTGCAGCTGGCCATCATTTCCGGCCGCGCCGACCGCTGCGTCGAGCACCGGGCCCGGGCGCTGAAGATAGACCACTACTATGGCGGCGTGCACGACAAGAAAGTCGCCCTGGCCGACCTGCTGGACAAAACCGGCTTCGCGCCCGACGAGTGCGCTTTCATCGGCGACGACCTCATCGACCTGCCCATCCTGACCCGAGTAGGCCTGGCGGTGGCGGTCCCCGAAGCCCCGCCGCAGGTTCGCCAGCACTGCCATTACGTGACCGGCAACCCCGGCGGGCACGGCGCGGTGCGCGAGCTGGCCGAGCTGATCATGCAGGCCCAAGGCACGTTCGAAGGCGTGCTCGCGCGGTATCTGGCATGATCAAGCTGTTGCGCTCCCACCGCCTTTTCCCGGTGCTGCTGATCGGCCTCACCGCGATGCTGACGCTGTGGCTGGATCAGATCTCGCGCTGGGATACCCGCCATCGCGAGCTGGACCCGGACAAGCCCGAATACGTGGCGGACAACCTGGTGGCCATCCGCTACGACGCCCAGGGCAGGCTGATGGACAAGCTGGTCGCCAGCCGCATGTGGCAATACCCGGGCAAACCCGACGCCTACTTCGAAAACCCCGACCTGTACCAATACCAGCAGGGCGTGCTGCAATACCATGTGACCGGCGAAACCGGCCGCTACAACAGCAAGAACCAGCAGGCTTACTTCGACAAGAAGGTCGTCCTGATCAAACCCGCAGACAGCAAACAGCCCGAAACCAAGCTGGTGAGCAGCGCGATGTTCGTCGACACCGGCAAGCGCTTCGCCAGCTCGAAGGCGCCGTCGGTGATCTACCACGGCAACTCGGTGGCCAACTCCATAGGCTTCAGCTACCTGGAGTCCCAAGGCGTGCTCAATCTGCACTCAAAGACCAAGATCATCTATGCCAAATAACACCCGACTCCTGCTCGCCGGCCTGCTGCTGTCCGCCGTCTCGTTCGCGCACGCCGAGCAGGCCGACCGCAACAAGCCCATCGAGATCACCAGCGACAACGGCTGCACCATGGAGCAGACCAAGGGGATCTCCACCTGCACCGGCAATGTGGTGGTGATCCAGGGCACGCTGCGCCTGAACGCCGACAAAGTCGTGGCCATGCAGGACCAGCAAGGCAACCAGACGCTGCAAGCCAGCGGCCGCATCGTCACCTTCCGTCAGAAGCTGGACAACAACGGCGGCTGGATCGAAGGCCAGTCCAGCAAGCTCGACTACGACAGCGCCAAACACTTCGCGGTGCTGACCGGCAATGCCCGCGTCAAACGCAACGGCGACCTGGTGATAGGCAACGTGATCACTTACGACACCCAGAGCGAGGTTTACCAGGTGATGGGCGGCGGCGCCAATGCCGGCAAGGGCGGCCGCACCACCGTCATCCTGCAGCCGAAGAACGCCGCGTCGCAGCCGGCCGCCGCCAAGCCCGCCGCTGGAGCCTCCAAGCCATGAAGCGCAGCGTACTCGCCGTATCCCGCCTGAAGAAGCGCTTCAAAAAACGCACCGTGGTCAAGGACGTGTCGCTGAGCATCGAAAGCGGCGAAGTCGTCGGCCTGCTCGGCCCCAACGGCGCCGGCAAGACCACCAGCTTCTACATGATCGTCGGCCTGATCGGCGCCGACGACGGCGACATCCGCCTGGACGACGAAGCCATCACCCGCTATCCGATGCATCAGCGCGCCCAGCTGGGACTCGGCTACCTGCCGCAGGAAGCGTCCATCTTCCGCCGGATGACGGTGGAAGAGAACATCGCCGCCATCCTGGAAATCTCCGGCCTCAAGGGCAAAGAACTGGAAAAAGAGCTGGACCTGCTGCTGGACGACCTCAACATCGGCCATTTGCGAGAAAACAACGCGCTGTCGCTGTCCGGCGGCGAGCGCCGCCGGGTGGAAATCGCCCGCGTGCTGGCCACCCGTCCTCGCTTCATCCTGCTGGACGAGCCGTTCGCCGGC
This genomic window from Chromobacterium phragmitis contains:
- a CDS encoding KpsF/GutQ family sugar-phosphate isomerase encodes the protein MEKTHTSRLETARDVLLTEAAALSTLAERLNGEFLDAVEAILACKGRVIVTGMGKSGHVGRKIAATLASTGTPAFFVHPAEAAHGDLGMITGDDIVIALSNSGESAEVVSLLPALKLKGGKLIAVTGRTESTLSQEADILLHTHVDKEACPLNLAPTTSTTAQIALGDALAVTLMEVRGFGKSDFALSHPGGSLGRRLLVHVKDLMHDGDALPRVAPGTLLKDALLEMSRKRLGMVTISDADGTLHGIYTDGDLRRTLEKGADLYSLKIDEVMGRQPRSIQPDKLAAEAGFLMKQHQITSLVVVDAQGKLAGVLHMHDLLRAGVF
- a CDS encoding KdsC family phosphatase, with amino-acid sequence MRMISEQARKVKLLIMDVDGVLTDGRLYYNAQGEESKSFYVQDGLGLRLLQGTGVQLAIISGRADRCVEHRARALKIDHYYGGVHDKKVALADLLDKTGFAPDECAFIGDDLIDLPILTRVGLAVAVPEAPPQVRQHCHYVTGNPGGHGAVRELAELIMQAQGTFEGVLARYLA
- the lptC gene encoding LPS export ABC transporter periplasmic protein LptC, with the protein product MIKLLRSHRLFPVLLIGLTAMLTLWLDQISRWDTRHRELDPDKPEYVADNLVAIRYDAQGRLMDKLVASRMWQYPGKPDAYFENPDLYQYQQGVLQYHVTGETGRYNSKNQQAYFDKKVVLIKPADSKQPETKLVSSAMFVDTGKRFASSKAPSVIYHGNSVANSIGFSYLESQGVLNLHSKTKIIYAK
- the lptA gene encoding lipopolysaccharide transport periplasmic protein LptA gives rise to the protein MPNNTRLLLAGLLLSAVSFAHAEQADRNKPIEITSDNGCTMEQTKGISTCTGNVVVIQGTLRLNADKVVAMQDQQGNQTLQASGRIVTFRQKLDNNGGWIEGQSSKLDYDSAKHFAVLTGNARVKRNGDLVIGNVITYDTQSEVYQVMGGGANAGKGGRTTVILQPKNAASQPAAAKPAAGASKP
- the lptB gene encoding LPS export ABC transporter ATP-binding protein; translated protein: MKRSVLAVSRLKKRFKKRTVVKDVSLSIESGEVVGLLGPNGAGKTTSFYMIVGLIGADDGDIRLDDEAITRYPMHQRAQLGLGYLPQEASIFRRMTVEENIAAILEISGLKGKELEKELDLLLDDLNIGHLRENNALSLSGGERRRVEIARVLATRPRFILLDEPFAGVDPIAVIDIQKIISFLKERGIGVLITDHNVRETLRICDRAYIISDGSVLASGQPEELVNNERVREVYLGEHFHL